The following proteins are co-located in the Patescibacteria group bacterium genome:
- a CDS encoding extracellular solute-binding protein translates to MNNKLIAAAIAIFALIIVVIIVIFALSSGKTKTTTPTTNGNITLTVWRTFDEDYTYSQIIQNYQEAHPNVTIKYVKKDLADYEDATINALAAGTGPDIWSINNTWIPRDLDKLVTMPDDFFKTKKETRNNQDYYSQTFAKIVSNDNLIDGKIYGLPMYVDNLALYVNQQLWDNGRSAYRKANSNNQSFDDSLFRNFPGTWDELLAELPYLTKKDASGNITQGGIALGTANNTSFSADILSLLMMQNGTTMVDTPTKSARFNTLVNDASGKPIYNGTNALDFYTSFSNPAKSNYTWNNSQPNALQAFENGQLAMMIGYQYIAQTLKQQAPTLQYQVTYMPQVKGATTVNYANYWTETVTNNSRNQSTAWDFLAYAATHANSYLNATKRTSALLPDPRNPKTSDPFIDQVTTSTTWEQGKSPEKVTAAFNDMINNVLKGQPLQQSIDAAANTVTDLLQK, encoded by the coding sequence ATGAACAACAAACTGATTGCGGCGGCAATTGCGATATTTGCTCTAATTATTGTGGTAATTATTGTGATTTTTGCGTTGTCTAGCGGCAAAACAAAAACCACCACCCCCACAACCAACGGTAACATTACGCTAACCGTGTGGCGCACTTTTGATGAAGATTACACGTATTCTCAGATTATCCAGAACTATCAAGAAGCTCACCCCAACGTTACTATCAAATATGTTAAAAAAGATTTGGCAGATTACGAAGATGCCACAATAAATGCTTTGGCGGCCGGTACCGGGCCGGATATTTGGAGTATTAACAACACCTGGATCCCGCGAGATTTGGATAAGCTGGTTACGATGCCGGACGACTTCTTTAAGACCAAGAAAGAGACGCGTAACAATCAAGATTATTACAGTCAAACGTTCGCTAAAATCGTGTCCAACGATAATCTTATCGATGGTAAGATTTATGGATTGCCAATGTACGTAGATAACTTAGCGTTATACGTTAACCAGCAACTATGGGATAACGGCCGCAGCGCCTATCGCAAAGCAAACTCGAATAATCAAAGCTTTGATGACTCGCTTTTCCGCAATTTCCCGGGTACATGGGATGAGCTGTTGGCTGAACTGCCATATTTGACTAAAAAGGATGCAAGTGGCAACATCACCCAAGGTGGCATTGCGCTTGGCACCGCTAATAATACGTCGTTCTCGGCTGACATTTTGTCTCTGTTGATGATGCAAAACGGCACTACCATGGTTGATACTCCAACAAAATCGGCGCGGTTTAATACTCTGGTCAACGATGCATCCGGTAAACCAATTTATAATGGCACTAACGCTCTTGATTTCTATACCAGTTTTTCTAACCCTGCAAAAAGTAACTACACATGGAACAATAGCCAGCCTAATGCTCTGCAAGCATTCGAGAACGGCCAGCTGGCAATGATGATTGGCTACCAATACATCGCTCAAACCTTAAAGCAACAAGCACCTACGTTGCAATATCAAGTTACGTATATGCCTCAAGTTAAAGGCGCAACCACGGTTAATTACGCCAATTATTGGACCGAGACCGTAACAAACAACAGTCGAAATCAATCAACTGCTTGGGACTTTCTGGCTTATGCTGCCACACACGCCAATAGCTATTTGAATGCCACCAAGCGTACCTCGGCGTTATTGCCAGATCCGCGAAACCCCAAAACTTCAGATCCGTTTATCGATCAGGTAACTACATCTACTACTTGGGAACAAGGTAAATCACCAGAAAAAGTAACTGCGGCCTTTAACGATATGATTAACAACGTGCTAAAGGGGCAACCGTTGCAGCAATCCATCGATGCCGCCGCCAATACTGTTACTGATTTGTTGCAGAAGTGA
- a CDS encoding UTP--glucose-1-phosphate uridylyltransferase — MAKKVTKIVIPAAGFGTRFLPVTKASPKEMLPIVDKPVIQYIVEEAVASGIEEVVLITGSTKRPIEDHFDYNFELEELLKRSGKTEQYEEIRAISDMARFVYIRQREQLGNGHAVLQAKSVIGDSPFVVVWGDELFQANPPRIKQLIDAYNQHQTNIIMTYQSTDPKVTDLYAIAVGEKVDDRLIKLKSVIEKPGSSAIPPYAVSVGGYVFNPEVFDALESITPGKNGEIWLVDAINQLAQNGSVLAYDVQNGRHYDCGNKLEYIKANIEFALQRPDIGEDLRKYLGKL, encoded by the coding sequence ATGGCTAAAAAAGTAACTAAAATTGTCATTCCGGCCGCCGGATTCGGTACTCGTTTCTTGCCGGTGACCAAAGCCAGTCCAAAAGAGATGCTGCCGATTGTGGATAAACCGGTTATTCAATACATCGTAGAAGAAGCCGTTGCTTCGGGCATCGAAGAAGTGGTGTTGATTACCGGTAGTACCAAGCGCCCGATTGAGGATCATTTTGATTATAACTTTGAGTTAGAAGAGTTGTTAAAACGATCGGGAAAAACTGAGCAGTACGAAGAAATCCGGGCCATTTCAGATATGGCGCGGTTTGTTTATATTCGCCAACGCGAACAATTAGGTAACGGCCACGCTGTCTTGCAAGCTAAATCGGTTATTGGCGATTCTCCGTTTGTAGTAGTTTGGGGTGATGAACTGTTTCAGGCAAATCCTCCCAGAATTAAGCAGTTAATCGATGCTTACAATCAGCACCAAACCAATATCATTATGACTTACCAAAGCACAGATCCAAAGGTGACTGATTTGTACGCAATCGCAGTTGGGGAAAAAGTAGATGATCGACTGATTAAGCTTAAATCGGTAATCGAAAAACCCGGATCGTCTGCAATCCCACCTTACGCTGTTAGTGTCGGAGGTTATGTTTTTAATCCTGAGGTTTTTGACGCTTTAGAATCAATCACCCCGGGTAAAAATGGCGAGATTTGGTTAGTTGACGCCATTAACCAATTAGCGCAGAATGGTAGTGTGTTGGCGTATGATGTCCAAAATGGGCGTCATTACGATTGTGGTAACAAATTGGAATATATTAAAGCCAACATAGAATTTGCATTGCAGCGCCCTGATATTGGGGAAGATTTACGAAAGTATCTGGGGAAGCTGTGA
- a CDS encoding Hsp20/alpha crystallin family protein → MEANSPENTEDGQLAIDVYQSVENIVLKAPIAGVRPEDLDISITDETIIIKGERHNQNQADAGDYLVQECYWGPFSRTYTLPALVIADKANALLKEGILTITVPKDARSRTKVVTVQAG, encoded by the coding sequence ATGGAAGCAAATAGCCCAGAAAACACCGAAGACGGCCAACTGGCCATTGATGTTTATCAGTCTGTCGAGAACATCGTATTAAAAGCCCCGATTGCCGGAGTTCGTCCCGAAGATTTGGACATCTCTATCACCGACGAAACCATTATCATTAAAGGTGAGAGACATAATCAAAACCAAGCTGATGCAGGCGATTATTTAGTTCAAGAGTGCTACTGGGGGCCATTTTCACGCACATATACCTTGCCGGCGCTGGTGATTGCCGACAAAGCTAACGCGCTTCTCAAAGAAGGCATTTTAACCATTACTGTACCAAAAGACGCGCGTTCCCGTACTAAAGTTGTAACGGTGCAGGCGGGATAA
- a CDS encoding pilin, with product MIFSNLFHIAAVHAATDINANVNKELGSGLKYYTKLVPVLDSGWSIGNIIDTVLNILFYVGGVVAIIFLLWGGISYIASAGDESKATKARNTILNAIIGIVIILLAVAIQAAATRIFKGDSTSTSSPTPVSDQISL from the coding sequence ATGATTTTTTCGAATTTGTTTCATATCGCTGCTGTACACGCAGCTACCGACATTAACGCCAACGTTAATAAAGAATTAGGCAGTGGCCTTAAATATTACACCAAGTTGGTGCCGGTTTTAGATAGCGGTTGGAGCATTGGCAACATTATAGACACCGTGTTAAATATTCTTTTTTATGTGGGTGGCGTGGTGGCGATTATTTTCCTGCTTTGGGGAGGTATTAGCTACATTGCCTCGGCCGGCGACGAGTCGAAGGCGACTAAGGCACGTAACACCATCTTGAATGCTATCATTGGAATTGTTATCATTCTGTTGGCAGTAGCCATTCAGGCCGCCGCAACCCGAATTTTCAAAGGTGATTCAACCTCGACATCCTCACCAACTCCAGTATCTGATCAAATATCTCTTTAA
- a CDS encoding MazG nucleotide pyrophosphohydrolase domain-containing protein, which translates to MNKYQSQIKDFAVERDWSQFHNPKDLLLGIVEEIGEIRNIIKWEQDPETLRKVLNDNKAKLEDEIGDIYWFLALLANGTDIDIDQAIENVIANNKKRFPVKKVKSRHTNLYLGGSDGQYEK; encoded by the coding sequence ATGAATAAATATCAATCACAAATCAAAGATTTTGCCGTCGAACGGGACTGGAGTCAATTCCACAACCCCAAAGACCTACTACTTGGAATCGTAGAAGAGATCGGAGAAATTAGAAACATTATCAAATGGGAACAAGATCCAGAGACCTTACGCAAAGTGCTAAATGATAACAAGGCGAAGCTAGAAGACGAAATTGGCGATATCTATTGGTTTTTGGCTTTACTGGCAAACGGTACAGATATTGATATTGATCAGGCAATTGAGAATGTGATTGCGAACAATAAAAAAAGATTTCCGGTTAAGAAAGTAAAATCACGCCATACCAACCTGTACCTCGGTGGCTCCGACGGCCAATACGAAAAATAA
- a CDS encoding ComF family protein: MRIAEKIITPIVDTVFPRLCVGCGEADQTICPKCFDQITLMLKQRCVRCEKLSSLGRTCPKCREHSELDNLLAFAYYEGPIKEAMHQYKYEGRVDALNSFKQIINQNQTVIKDLNSLIKPDSIIVPVPLYRQRLWWRGFNQSDLIARIFADQFGLPILSNRLFRTVYTIPQMKLQRRGRLHNLEGVFECLEMQNQTVFLIDDIATTGSTLSACAAALKHAGAKKVVGVTVARV, from the coding sequence ATGAGAATCGCAGAGAAAATCATCACGCCCATAGTTGACACGGTGTTTCCGCGGCTGTGTGTAGGGTGTGGTGAGGCAGACCAGACTATTTGCCCCAAATGTTTTGATCAAATAACGCTGATGCTTAAACAGCGCTGCGTGAGGTGTGAAAAATTATCTTCGCTTGGCCGCACTTGCCCCAAATGTCGCGAGCATTCAGAGCTCGATAACTTACTCGCTTTTGCCTATTACGAAGGGCCAATTAAAGAAGCAATGCATCAGTACAAATACGAAGGCCGCGTCGATGCACTAAATAGTTTTAAGCAAATCATCAACCAAAATCAAACCGTTATCAAAGATCTTAACTCTTTGATCAAACCCGACAGTATAATCGTGCCAGTCCCACTTTATCGCCAGAGATTGTGGTGGCGTGGTTTTAATCAAAGTGATTTAATTGCCCGCATTTTTGCGGATCAGTTTGGTTTGCCCATTTTATCTAATCGATTGTTTCGCACCGTTTACACCATCCCCCAAATGAAACTGCAACGACGCGGCCGTTTACACAATCTCGAAGGTGTTTTTGAGTGCTTAGAGATGCAAAATCAGACCGTTTTCTTGATCGACGATATTGCCACCACCGGGTCAACTTTATCCGCTTGCGCGGCGGCGTTAAAGCACGCCGGAGCAAAAAAAGTGGTTGGTGTTACAGTGGCGAGAGTATAA
- a CDS encoding NUDIX domain-containing protein yields the protein MDQAEYRSNPNNLYHISCGGVVYRQNNQKTEIALLYKNKRTAWNLPKGTLHHNETLERCCLREIKEETGFETIVEQYLGALTDQWFDETQGYDIDKTVHYFLCKYVPSGSEIMDEEHDRVEWLDVTKVRELLTEGPKNEHLIIDRAALHF from the coding sequence ATGGATCAAGCGGAGTATCGTTCTAATCCTAACAATCTCTATCACATTTCTTGTGGCGGCGTGGTTTATCGTCAAAATAATCAAAAAACTGAAATCGCTCTCCTCTACAAGAACAAGCGCACTGCATGGAATTTACCAAAAGGAACATTGCATCACAATGAAACTCTTGAACGCTGCTGCCTGCGCGAAATCAAAGAAGAAACTGGCTTCGAAACTATCGTTGAACAGTATCTTGGTGCGCTGACAGACCAGTGGTTCGATGAAACCCAAGGATACGACATCGATAAAACAGTGCATTATTTTCTGTGCAAATACGTTCCGTCTGGCAGCGAGATAATGGATGAAGAACACGACCGTGTTGAGTGGCTTGATGTCACGAAAGTTAGAGAACTCCTAACCGAGGGTCCAAAAAACGAGCATTTGATTATTGATCGAGCTGCTTTGCATTTTTGA